Proteins found in one Panicum hallii strain FIL2 chromosome 4, PHallii_v3.1, whole genome shotgun sequence genomic segment:
- the LOC112889323 gene encoding LOW QUALITY PROTEIN: pentatricopeptide repeat-containing protein At4g39530-like (The sequence of the model RefSeq protein was modified relative to this genomic sequence to represent the inferred CDS: inserted 1 base in 1 codon): MPSRTDLLAQILLSGDHLCRRLPAAHALAVVSGDGLRDLFLTNLLLRGYSKLGLLHDARLLFDGMPHRNLVSWSSAISMYAQRGANDEAVSVFASFRKASHEAPNEYLLAGVLRACTLHLGEQVHGIAVKLGLSLHVYGGTALINMYAKSGCMEAARRLFDELPAKNLVTWTAVISGYSQTGQGDVALELFRKMGVHPDRFVLASAVGACSAIGFLEGGRQIHAYTYRSAAAEIIDASVVSALMDLYCKCSRPSVARKLFDRMANPNLVSWTTMIAGYMQNSFHTEAMAMFWQMRRAGWQPDVFACTSILNSCGSLGGIWQGRQIHAHAIKANLETDDYVKNGLIDMYAKCNSLTEARAAFDTLAEDDFVSYNAMIEGYAGQGDLIGAVYIFGKMRYCSLRANLLTFISLLRVSASQLAVELIKQIHCLIIKSGTSLDLYAGSALIDVYSKCSLVDDAKAVFXTMDSKDMAIWNTMIFGHAQNEQGEEAMKLFNQLRASGGIPNEFTFVALVTIASNQASMFHGQQFHAQIIKAGADLNPHVSNALIDMYAKCGFIEEGWLLFESTCGKDVNCWNSMISTYAQHGRVAEALRVFQLMRGAGVEPNYVTFVGVLSACAHAGLLDEGLCHFSAMKTKYGIEPGTEHYASVVNLFGRSGKLYAAKVFIENMPVKPAAAVWRSLLSACHLFGNAEIGKYAAEMALSADPSSSGSYILLSNIYASKGLWADVQKLRQGMDCAGTVKEPGYSWIEVMKEVHTFIARERNHPQAELIYSVLNELTSLLKDPGYNNDISEPALLGRNG, encoded by the exons ATGCCCTCGCGGACGGACCTGCTCGCCCAAATCCTGCTCTCCGGCGACCATCTTTGCCGCCGCCTCCCAGCCGCCCATGCCCTAGCCGTCGTCTCCGGCGATGGTCTCCGCGATCTCTTCCTCACCAATCTACTCCTCCGTGGCTACTCCAagctcggcctcctccacgACGCCCGCCTGCTGTTCGATGGAATGCCTCACCGGAACCTCGTCTCCTGGTCCTCAGCCATCTCCATGTACGCGCAGAGGGGTGCCAACGATGAAGCCGTTTCCGTCTTCGCGTCTTTCCGGAAGGCCTCCCACGAGGCGCCCAATGAGTACTTGCTCGCTGGTGTCCTGCGGGCCTGCACACTCCATCTCGGTGAGCAGGTGCATGGCATCGCCGTCAAGCTTGGTCTCTCCCTTCACGTATACGGCGGCACCGCACTGATCAACATGTATGCCAAGTCCGGCTGTATGGAAGCGGCTAGGCGCCTGTTCGACGAGCTCCCCGCGAAGAATCTGGTCACCTGGACCGCGGTAATCTCAGGCTACTCTCAAACTGGACAGGGCGACGTTGCCCTGGAGCTGTTTCGGAAAATGGGTGTCCATCCTGACAGGTTTGTTCTCGCTAGTGCTGTCGGTGCTTGCTCCGCAATCGGCTTTCTAGAGGGAGGCAGACAAATACATGCTTACACATATCGAAGTGCGGCGGCAGAAATAATCGATGCTTCCGTGGTTAGTGCTCTGATGGATCTGTACTGCAAGTGCTCCAGGCCATCAGTGGCTCGGAAGCTTTTTGATCGCATGGCAAACCCGAATCTTGTGTCCTGGACAACAATGATAGCTGGTTATATGCAGAATTCGTTTCACACtgaagccatggccatgttctGGCAGATGAGACGGGCTGGTTGGCAGCCAGATGTTTTTGCCTGTACAAGTATCTTGAACTCATGTGGCTCATTGGGAGGAATATGGCAAGGAAGGCAGATACATGCCCATGCCATAAAGGCGAATCTCGAGACCGACGACTATGTCAAGAATGGTCTAATTGACATGTATGCTAAATGTAACAGCCTAACCGAAGCAAGAGCGGCATTTGATACCTTGGCAGAAGATGATTTTGTTTCTTACAACGCAATGATCGAAGGATATGCAGGGCAAGGAGACCTGATTGGAGCAGTTTATATATTCGGTAAAATGAGATATTGTTCTCTACGGGCAAACCTATTGACCTTTATCTCACTCCTCAGAGTTTCAGCATCTCAGTTAGCTGTTGAATTAATCAAGCAAATTCATTGCCTGATCATCAAATCGGGAACCTCACTGGACCTATATGCTGGGAGTGCTTTGATAGACGTATACTCAAAGTGTTCCCTTGTGGATGATGCTAAAGCTGTAT GTACAATGGACAGCAAAGACATGGCCATCTGGAATACTATGATTTTCGGCCATGCTCAGAACGAGCAAGGCGAAGAGGCTATGAAACTCTTCAACCAGCTTCGTGCCTCGGGAGGAATACCTAATGAGTTCACATTTGTAGCACTAGTAACCATCGCAAGTAACCAGGCAAGCATGTTCCATGGCCAGCAGTTCCATGCACAGATTATCAAAGCAGGTGCAGATCTTAATCCTCATGTTTCAAATGCCCTTATAGACATGTATGCAAAGTGTGGCTTCATCGAAGAAGGCTGGTTGTTATTTGAATCAACGTGTGGGAAGGATGTTAATTGTTGGAACTCCATGATTTCGACGTATGCACAGCATGGTCGCGTTGCAGAAGCCCTTCGTGTTTTCCAGCTGATGAGAGGGGCTGGAGTAGAACCAAACTATGTGACTTTTGTTGGTGTGTTATCAGCATGTGCCCACGCAGGCCTTTTGGATGAAGGTTTGTGTCATTTCAGCGCTATGAAAACAAAGTACGGTATTGAACCAGGCACTGAGCATTATGCTTCAGTGGTCAATCTTTTTGGTCGTTCGGGGAAACTGTATGCTGCTAAGGTATTTATTGAAAACATGCCAGTCAaaccagcagcagcagtttggaGGAGCTTGCTGAGTGCCTGCCATCTGTTTGGTAATGCTGAAATTGGGAAATATGCTGCAGAAATGGCACTCTCGGCAGATCCATCAAGCAGTGGCTCCTATATTTTACTTTCAAATATTTATGCCTCTAAAGGACTTTGGGctgatgtgcagaagttaagaCAAGGAATGGATTGTGCTGGCACAGTGAAGGAACCAGGTTACAGTTGGATTGAAGTGATGAAGGAGGTCCATACATTCATAGCAAGAGAGAGGAACCACCCGCAGGCAGAGTTGATATACTCAGTTTTGAATGAGCTGACAAGTCTGCTGAAAGATCCTGGCTATAACAATGATATTTCTGAGCCTGCATTGCTCGGTCGGAATGGTTAA
- the LOC112889326 gene encoding LOW QUALITY PROTEIN: proteinaceous RNase P 2-like (The sequence of the model RefSeq protein was modified relative to this genomic sequence to represent the inferred CDS: inserted 2 bases in 1 codon; deleted 1 base in 1 codon), which yields MATTRRRPRRGSNSDLSRTLTDCTRRGDAAAAMSAFDAAVSDLDAPRPAAHHYNQLLHLLAAATVPPSSADAARRVFCHMLQVGATPSEATITSLARVTAFDAADEAFHLVTTXYGLAPRLRSYSPLLAAFRRAGDAAKAYAVEAHMAASGVSPEESELAALLDVSSRAGDADKVYEYMHKLRQVVDCVTEDTAEVVEAWFRTDNAAVPGMAHWDAVQVKNTIVASGGGCHRLGWLGSGPWSVKRVSVGADGLCQGCGCHLARIDIDAGETQRFADSVASLALERETKSNFSQFQDWLEAHKEYEAIVDGANIALYQQNFAEGGFCLTQLDAVITELRARYSGKWPLVILHNKRISKLMENSSNRHLIENWRSNGALYTSPSGSNDDWYWLYSAIKLNCLLVTNDEMRDHIFELLGSSFFPKWKQRHQVKYTFNKGKALLMMPPPYSSDDLKIAIWAWSILYHPLG from the exons ATGGCCAccacgcgccgccggccgcggcgtgGCTCTAACTCCGATCTCTCCCGCACCCTCACCGACTGCACCCGCCGCGgggatgccgccgccgccatgtccGCCTTCGACGCCGCTGTCTCCGACCTCGacgcgccccgccccgccgcgcacCATTACAACCAACTGCTCCACCTCCTCGCTGCCGCC ACCGTTCCTCCTAGCTCAGCCGATGCCGCCCGCCGCGTCTTTTGCCACATGCTTCAGGTCGGCGCCACCCCCTCCGAGGCCACCATCACCTCGCTCGCTCGCGTCACCGCCTTCGATGCCGCTGACGAGGCGTTTCACCTCGTCACCAC ATACGGCCTCGCCCCGCGCCTCCGCTCCTACAGCCCGCTGCTTGCTGCCTTCCGCCGAGCAGGGGACGCCGCAAAGGCCTACGCCGTCGAGGCCCATATGGCTGCCTCCGGTGTCTCCCCTGAGGAATCCGAGCTTGCTGCGCTCCTAGATGTCAGCTCCAGGGCCGGGGACGCGGACAAGGTGTACGAGTATATGCACAAGCTGAGGCAGGTCGTCGACTGCGTGACCGAGGACACTGCAGAGGTGGTGGAGGCTTGGTTCAGGACCGATAACGCGGCAGTGCCCGGTATGGCACACTGGGATGCTGTTCAGGTGAAAAACACCATTGTGGCCAGTGGTGGCGGGTGCCATCGGCTTGGGTGGCTTGGCAGTGGTCCTTGGTCGGTAAAGAGGGTGAGCGTTGGAGCAGATGGTCTGTGTCAGGGCTGCGGATGCCATCTAGCTCGTATTGATATCGATGCAGGGGAGACGCAGAGGTTTGCTGATTCTGTTGCCAGTTTGGCTCTCGAGAGGGAGACCAAATCAAATTTCAGCCAGTTTCAG GACTGGCTGGAAGCGCATAAGGAATATGAAGCTATAGTCGACGGTGCAAATATTGCACTGTATCAACAAAATTTTGCTGAGGGCGGTTTCTGTTTGACTCAG CTGGATGCCGTTATAACAGAGCTGCGAGCAAGATATAGTGGAAAATGGCCACTTGTTATACTGCATAATAAACGAATTTCCAAGCTTATGGAAAATTCATCTAATAGGCATTTGATTGAGAATTGGAGATCAAATGGGGCACTGTACACTTCACCAAGTGGGTCAAATGATGACTG GTATTGGCTATATTCAGCAATTAAGCTCAACTGTTTACTCGTGACTAATGATGAAATGAGAGACCACATATTCGAGCTTCTAGGATCGTCTTTCTTTCCAAAGTGGAAGCAACGGCATCAG GTCAAGTACACCTTCAATAAAGGAAAAGCATTGCTTATGATGCCTCCCCCTTATTCTTCGGATGACTTAAAAATTGCAATTTGGGCATGGTCTATTTTGTACCACCCATTAGGGTAG